The nucleotide window aatttataaCCCCAATGGGACAAGaaaaattttgttcttaataACTTGGCGAGTGCGTCATAGGCCCCCTGCGTTGAATGCTATTttctgtttatttaaaaatttttgaaaccgCGAGTCAAATATAACACACTTTAGCGTAGACGTATGTTATACCAAGAACCCACTGTGGTCTTTATTTCGTGAATTTCCGTCGTATTAAGAAGGAAGTGCAACAGTATCATTCATGACCCAtcccaattaaaataaaaaacttttttaagaacAGGCAGTGTAATTagtcaataaaatgttatttttatttctcgtatggcaacctcgtccccaagagTCATTTTCTCCTTTTAATAATCtcgtcagaaagagaaaaagagccctggtGAGGAGGTTGTGTTGTATGGGACTTGCACCACCACCTACCATTTCGAAATTTAATCAGTGTAAAATTCTCTGtgataaaagttaaaaattataggGCTTTATAGAAATACGGATCGTGAGATAGTTTACTGTTTTTTAGCTAAAGCTGAAATAATAACTAGAATTGCCTCGTTTTCCTCCTTCTACAATGCAAAACTAAACAAAATGTTAAGACCTAGCAATGTGATGCACGGCGAAAAAAGAGCTTACTTGACGCGCTAGCAGCTTTAACATCAGGCTAAATATCTGGGGGCGAGGATGTAAAAATAAGTTCCTTGTAAGAGATATATAATAACTTAGTTTAAaccatatttttagaaaataaacttAAAGGCTAATCTACACTACTAGGCAGAATATTTGATTTGAATGCGGTAGTAAAGCTGTTTTCCACTTCAGGAAAAAAGATTTTCCACAGAGAGGAACGGAACGAaaaggaaacagaaaagcttgcgtacttaaaatatttacaccacgtaagtggaatttttttttaccgttCTTTtcaagaaaaagtataattgagTTCAATTTTTTCTTTGCGTTTTGCGTTTTGCGCGGACGACAAGTAGAAAATTAGTTAGCCAATCAGATTATTTCCTTTTCTATGAATTGATGTGATGATGGCCGAAAGGGAGCCACCGCGTAGAAAGTCTagagttttgattttaaaatcaattttttcatGAAAATGAATTATCTTGGCACTAGGTTGTGCCGAAAAACGACAGTCgatgttgacaaaaaaaaaaaataaaaaaaaatagacatAAATCTTGTCTTTTTTATAACACGGCgcagtaagtaagtaaatacatttatttgttaagttagattacaaaaaataaacttttttttaaaaaaaaaaattgtctagaGTATAAATAATGCAATAATCTAACCTAACAGGAGAGCTAGTCAAATAGATAAATCTAATCAAGAACTAGCCCCcctgtcaacaacaaaaaaataagatagacatatatatatatacgtggtagaaataaattagaagacaaagacaaaacaaacaaaaaaacacaagaaaaacaaacaaaaaatcaataaatgaaataagataaacaaaaattaaacaaaattaaataaaaaaaatatagctatatatatacaaaaaatgaataactaattaaacttaaatttaaatttaagtgtaGCAAATAAATTATTAGTTTATATATATTCCTTATAAGTATTTACTTAACAAttgatttgtaattatttttttgcactggtttttGGATATTGATGACAGCTTTTTATCACTGTGTTGGTTATTAATTGTATTCCAGCAACGGAttgattgatattttatactataAATTCTATACCGAGTGGTACTAACATTTGGAAGTATTAGGTTATTGTTTGATGCATTTCTAGTATTATGGGTATGAGTATTTGCAACCAGAGTGAAAATGCCTTGCAGAGGTTTAGGCAAATTTTTATGATAATGATCATACGCAAATAAAAAGTCTTTATCGATGCAATATCGATGTTGACCTGATTCTGCATTTTTGATTTCAGGGCCGATCacctgaatttttaaaaatggcaggtAAGTCGCAGGGAAATAAAAGGAGCAAGCGTTTAATAGAAACGAAACGAAAGCATGTCGTGCGCGTGTCCTTCCCCTTTTGAACCCCTCCTGTAACCAACATTTGACTTAATCTCTCCAGAAAGTTTTCTTTCAGAAGTTTCATCAGTGAgtgtaactagctagctatgctTCCTATTTCCTATCTTCATTAATTTCTGTCAGGTTTTAGTGTTTAAAGCTCCTAGTTAGTTGCCAGGTTGGAGATGAATTTTTAAACACAGCCTCGTGTGAGGATCTAACCCACGACCTCTTGGACAAATAAGTGAAAAGCGCTAGTGAATACTTTGAGAGCTCTATAGACCACCAGCATGAcatagttgttttgatttcattgaacaacaagaagccctgggggctctaagaatttccgcgcgctaccaaaatatttgatgaaaacctgctaattcgttgtgttattgtgccaaacatttgaAGGGGttcggtgcatgaacctctgaagataaagcacaccactgacattatatcttacaacaaacgcaaacaaatcgaaacgtgtcattaaactcacattttaaaagaaattgctaacaaaaaatacagcctatcattcatggttgaaagtcttgcgattgaaacgtttatggtcttaaacggcattagttgacaaaaaatcaaaattttgatgtgaccatcattttcagcatattttttttattagctaactgtgtcaatttttgtcgaaaataaagcagttttaatttttggataaattttggcctgaaatgacatttaggtgacaaaaaatcaaacttttgtaccatcatcattttcagcatactttatttgttaactgtgccagatttagccgaaaataaagtggttttaatttttggaccaattttggcctaaaatagcatttaggtgacaaaaatcaaaattttgatgtcaccattatgttcagcatactttttttgttaactttgccaattttttggTAGGTTGAGTAAAACACTTTTGATAATACTTTAATATTCTCTATGatataaagaaagttttttGAGTAACCTTTAAGCGTCACAATGATGCCAACTTCCATTAGTTATGGCCACTAACAAATTTAagaaatattgttaaaaaattgtcaTCGAAAATATTTTATGGTTTCGGCCTAAAGTCCTTGCAAAGAATGAGCCAGTCCGTCCAGTGGGATGTGTCCCCAGGATTTTTTGATAGGCGAAAGTAAATTTGTTTCTAAGGCAACTCCAATtcaattagttgttctacgggcccgCCCGACTGACCCTAGTTttaacgaaaataaaaaaataatatcaagcaaaaaaaacaacaaacattctctcgtgaaaatataatgagcatagaagatatcaatgatgttattttttgttagttgaATGTCCATCTACAATTATACTAAACAAGGTGAATCAATAACGTTATACTTTATAATCACCATTGCTAAGGCCACTggaagttgattctttgttcatggtaatttgttgcgataaAACTCAAATGCGCGGTgcgctaattttgtaatcacaaaaaaagttacgtggttaaacagaggtataaatttttatgtgatttataacaaaaattagctacgttcagtaaaatagttataatacaagtgaaaaacaagacagattattgtcGCAACACTCTCCATTGTTACTATGATTATTATATtgtgtttaaaattacgctagcTAAACTGTAATATAGCAAGAGTTTGGTCGATACcctttaggaaaaataattaaaacaagatagaatatgcttgtcgtaacaccctcctccattatgaatttaaaaaaaaatgattttaacgctaaatattctcaactaaacaaccatagtctgaaaaagaatttgcacttaaatttagattttcctataaaactgcgcaaaaaacattaaaaaaacactaaaattgtttgttttattattttaagtaggagaagaataacttgctgtataagttTCGAAACAGTGCAAGTATAACCTGCTGTATTGGAAGAAATAAAGGACATGGACATGTTCAAAAAATATAGGCAGGATTTTGGCCAATTGTAAACATTGGTAACCATGTGACATATCTGTAGCTGATTTGGTATTTCCAATAAAAATCTTgaatacatatttaaaaaatagaataacaaaattttgtaacagtGAAGTTCCCATCCTTGTAGTTTGTGTAAACTATGACATTAGCTTTACAAACTCAAACAAGAGAAATGATAAGAAAATAACAAttgtaacttttaaaaatgataaaaagctCTATAAATGTTTGAAACTTGGAAACTTGGTTCAGGCAAGCAGGGAAAATGATAAATCTGTAAcagaaaacatattaaagagtTTTTATCTGAAGATtgcgattgttttttttttcatttagaacataaatcaataaaaaaaaaagtttcaacatTTTGCTACAACATGAAATAAGTATGTAACTAAAATAAAGTTATTGTTCTATACCCTGCATTAAATATATGTTACTTTATTGATCAATAATTTAATGAAGAAATGGTTCTAGCAAATCATCCTTTTAAGAAATTAACTGGGTAAGCTTTAAAAAGGGTTTGTAAGAATAAATATTGGTGATAAACCTGTAACATTATGTGTACTTGATAAAAATGTAACCTTGATTGCATTCTCAGTTACTTATTATTACTGTATATTGATATAGAAGAAATTTAggaaaaatcttctttcttacTACGTTGCTGAACCTAAACGACAATCTTGGGTGTTAATGGCCTTTATCATTTCCAAACTTGtgtgataaaaaagtaacatgaCTAAGTCTACTTGCTTGTCAATTTTGTCTGTTGATGTTGACCACATTATAAGTTAGTtgggatttattttttcaatttaaaaaaatttggtagCCCAAggaaaagaattaaaatatgtttttacctttaatgacaaaaattaatttgttaaaaattctaACAAATTTTACCATGCATATTATGTTTTTATCCCTAATTTGAATGAAATTCACCTAAAATAATTATTACAATGTAGTTTTCCCATAAATTTCTAATCAAATTATGACTAATTATTAGATTATAACTACAAATTTTAGGTCCAAAAAGTAATACACTCATAATATTGCCCTTGTTACTTTGTTATCACATATCTTTCTGGGAATAGTGTTACTTTTCTTGTCTGATGTTATTTTTAGCTTcgaataagataaaaaaaagcagTGACTGCTGTTATGTATCTAccaataatttcaaaacatcaaaagagatatttaagtaacaaattcacttttttgtcaatttccTTGCGTTGCTTaggttttggaaaaaaaatatttcatcagATTTTTTACATGATTATCCTTTTTTATACAAAGTTTCATGGAAATcaaggaaataatttttaagttatagCTGAAAGATCAAATTTGGCATTTTTTGAATGTTCACATCCTTGCCTATGTTTTTTGAACATGTCTACTTAACATATCTTATAGTGACTTAGCTACACAATGTTTAAATTAGAAATATAAAGTGAGTTTGTAGAAATTTGTTGACTATAGCAAAGAACCTCTCTGTATATAGCTTTTGTCTAGGCGCACTATAGACTACTTAGCATTGATCCCGTGTTAATAGTTATTTTAATTGCAACAGCCACTATAAAACAGGTGTTACAAAATATTGATGAAAATTTGGACTTTTTGAGGAATAAcagattttttagaaatatataaaaaaggagtTCTCAACACATAGTTACTGGTAACACACATATCTGACCAGTCAAATAATTTGAAGGTTGCATTTAAAGTATTTTCAATAATGAGCATTAAAACTCTAGGCTATCTAAACACATTTGCATGCATACTGCAACCTTATGTTGTGACCATCTACGAATGAAATCATGTTTGCTCCAGATGTTGGCTCTGTAATTAGCCGGTCACAAGAGTATCAAAGCTTTCGCAGTACGGTACCACAGCAAAAGGTATTTTCCTgtgttgtttttcttgtttttgttgtgcTCAAGCTATATGTCAGGAACatagaattttgttaaaaatatatactttacgTAAGCAGTGTTACATTTATTACAAGCCAATAATGTAAAGCCCTGTCTTTGTTAACAGGTTGTTGTTGATTGTGATGGGGAAGAAGATAAAGTATGGGTGGTATATGATGCAGGTCCAAAGACTGTTCGATGTCCTATAGTGTTTCTTCCACCAGCCAGTGGAACCGCAGATGTGTTTTTCAAGCAAATTTTAACTTTGTCAAGTATAGGATACCGTGTCATGTCTGTAAGTTATTTgtccaatttctttttttaaactaaacTCACATCAGGCTACATAGGGAAGAAAAGGAAATACCTGCAGTTTATTTTGTGTACATACAAgtgaaacagatttttttttaattaggtcAGCCATCTTATtcagaagaaaagaaaagtttaaCTTCAACAGCACAATCAGCAAATCgtgtttaaaatttcaatttttgatgttttttccttattttataCATATATAGATAGAATATCCAGTGTATTGGACATATCAAGAATGGGTCGAAGGATTTCGTCGTTTATTGGATCACTTTCGTCTGGACAAAGTAAGACTTTTAATGGTGTGATGTCttgttgtatttattttaaacatatttcttGACCATCCagttaaaatatcttttttcgACTCATCATAGCTATTGGTTTAGAAATATTCATacaatgtttttgttaatttaacaTATATAAACCTGTATatgcatcatcatcatcttttCAGGCTTAATGtccattttccatgctagcataaTAATAACCCTGTTCTAATCAGATCTAGACTGTTTTAGATTTAAACTCAATTTCCTTTCCATCAAGTCTGCTTATTATCTCCTACCAAGTCTTTCTCGATCTACCTCTGAGCTTTGCCCTTGAaactattaagtctctacactttcttacccaaatATCCTCTTCCATTCTTTTTAGGTGTCCCAATCAACTCagtcttcttatctggataacatagTTAATGCTACAGATACCTAGCCTGCTTCTTGGCTCATCTAAACATTTTCTGTCTCTCCAAAtagcgttacacatccacctaaccaatcttatatcattcctttctaaacgcgTCGCTTTGGGTAGCTAAGCTTGTTTCACATCATGCTTGTAGCAGTAGGAAAAGGTCTAACCAAAAAGTATTCCTACTTTCTGCTAATCTAACCAAGTAACAGGCGAGAAATTGTAAACAAACCTTTTTCTTAGGCGAATTTTTTTAATCGAATTAactaaaatcaaataaaaaaaatcgtatttGCCATCAGTATTGTTAAAACCAGCCGCCAATATTGATTCAAGTTCGTTCAATCCATCCAGGACTTTTCACGATTAAAGTTTTTTCACAACAAGAgaagtttaaaatcaaaatcTTTTTGCTGACTCGTAATATATATATCAAAAGATTTTGTAGAAGACACTAATAAGCACATCGGACGAAAAGACTAATGAGTAGCTGAAAAGATTGCTTCAAAAAAACGACCGTTTTCTGCATTTTGCGCTTCCTTGAGATTCggcataaataattttttttttattggtttGTCACTAAAAAATATCCATGTTCTTGCATTGAGGAGATTCTTACCACATCAatgtatttctttgttttagcgTATCCACAGTTcatctttttgtttatttttaggttCATATTTTCGGTGCCTCGTTGGGCGGTTTCTTAGCTCAGAAATTTGCTGAACATACAGTAAAAAGTCCACGTATACACTCATTAGTATTATGCAACTCGTTCACCGACACTACTGTCTTTCAACAAACTAATGCTGTTGGATTGTAAGTGCTTTCTAGGCTTTTTTATAAGTACAATCGGGCTTGAAAAGGttggaaaataaatataaaatgagaACAATGGCAAAGATAAAATTTAGCTGATATTCTTACAATAAAATACGTAGTCAGAAACCGACTGTTGCGGATTTGTGAAACGTGCACTACTTAAATAAGTTGCATCGCAAATATTTGTCATGTATATACTGTAAAAGCGCTGTTTTAAAGTCGACTCTCCacgaaaatttataaattatagtAAATTATGTATTGGAAAATAAGCGCTTGTGAAAAGGGCAAGCAAGACAATACAGCGACGACGAGGAGGCAACTTATAAAACGTGTTTGCCATTTGGATAATTTATGCAATCAAAAACTATGCCAACATAGTGGAAATTCAttgaataaacaaaattttgttattaaagTGGATGTATAGATAAATGGAAAAAATGATACCTTCAGGAGGTTTCTGCATTTTCAAACTTGCAACCCTGAGTGGACCGAAAGTTTTAATGTGTAATATGAATTTAGAAAGAAATTAGTCCTGTGTCCACTTTACTTTCAGTTACTGGCTCCTACCAGGattcttgttaaaaaaaatgattatggATAACCTTCAAATCAACGAAGTCGACCCTGACGTTGCGGATGCGATTGACTTTATGGTGGAAAGGGtactttattcattcattcagatTGTTTTAAATGATAGTTCATTCATTCAGTTCCCttacttatttttaataaattttgatatGATGAAGAAGTAATCGTCTTCAGGCTTGAGCTAGCAGGATGTTCATCAATACTAATACAGATTTTGCGATATGAATATTAACTATCAAGAGTTGTCATGCTCATTTTCATTCATTAAGCAtgatttttaagttaagttagATAATAAttgcttgttttatttttcatgttttagcTTGACGGTCTTGGCCGTGCAGAGATCGCTTCACGTTTGACGTTGAATTGTCGAGATTCGTACATCGAGCCTCAAAAATTGCATGGCATACCCATTACTATCCTCGATGTAAGTGTTGTTCTCGATGATGTTCTTTGTTGTGATGTACTTTGAGCATTCCATTGATGTTTAAAATAGGTTCTGTGTGTACCTTAACGAAACTAATTTTTGTGAGATTTTTCGCGAATTTACATTAATTTAAAGCTGCAAATTTCATGGCACTTAGTTCGCAAAGATAAACTTCCACGATTTATTTTTAGTCACAAATTTATGGATTTTGAGGATAATTCTCTGTGGCGCGTTTGAAAGAAAGTAGCCATTtacactaaaaaataaatattatctttTACAAGCCCTCGACTTTCGCGGTTTCAtcacaaaattaatttctgatCAATCCGCGattaaattaattcccgcaaagTCTTCCTTTTTACTACCGAAAATTATTTCCCACGGAAATTAAGGTACAGATGGATGCTTTCTTGTTTTCAACAGTTATAAACCGCTGCTGTATTTTCGTCTTCCCGCATGTGTTGGCTGACCACAACATCAAATTACACTCTTTTGTTAATGTATATACTTTTTCAGCCTCGTTATGCTTATAAAACTTGTTTCAGAGCACAATATTGACCTTTCCTGCTTGTGTTTGCACCCTTAAACTCTTACGAAAAGTTTTCGAACATTTAGTATGTGCATGTGTATGTGGAATATGTAAATATAGAATTCTATTCCCTTCTGTCTTTCAAGATACACTTTAGGTTTGATTGCtttatgcttttttaaatttggaTTTTACTTCACTTGTGCCTGATTTTTACAAAGTACCCAGCTTCAGTGTGCTTATAAAAGCCATGCTTGTAAAAAAATAGTGTATTCCTTAATGATCGGATTGTTACTTCAGGTGTTTGACGCATGTGCAATATCCGATCAAGTGAAGGAAGAAGTGTACAAATGCTACCCAAACGCAAAACGCGCCCATCTAAAAACGGGCGGGAATTTTCCGTACTTATGTCGAAGTGCTGAAGTCAATTTACATTTACAAGTAAGTAAAAtttagtaaacaaaattttttcttcaccttTTTACTCTTTTTGTCTTCAATACTTATGTTATACAATTTAAAAAGCGCGATGTACACAATTTCTTTGTATCGAAGACTTCAATCATAACTTAGCGCTGTAGAGAGATTTCAACTGTACAAATACTGACGTTTTGTTTCATTTCTTAGCTTCACTTGCGTCAGTTCAATCACACGCGTTTCAGTGCAGTCGACCCGCGTTTTCTTCCCGACGAAAAGGAGGAATTAAAAGCAGCAAGTGAGTTACCTGAGCAACCACGTGACGACGAGATAATCGGGCAAGAAGAAGACACTCATCTTGACAAACAACATCTCGAGACCCCCGGAGAAAGCGAAAGTTGAATTTccacaccaatttttttttgtactgaataatattttaaaaatctttaagaGTTAAAAAATGATCCTTTTTGATAGTAACACGAGATAGTGTTTTACTCGTTTTTGTAATCATTTTGTCATCACACCTGTtgaatgattttaaaaaaagaacatatttttttaaaaacgcaaGTTTAAAACAATGTTGCTGAAAGAGAGAGTGGTAGAAAGCTTGTTAAACCCTGAAAGTAAAGGCGTTTTATGTAACGCATGCGCAACAGAATCCCCCTTCCATTATAATGTAAATATGCGAAACAATTTATAAAGTATTTCCGTTTAGTGacgtaattttttgttttgtttttcgtaCTTGTTTTGTAAACTGTTTTTGGCGGGAAAAAATTTGATTCGTCTTGTTtagatttttgtttgtttttgttttgaaaaatctctTTTCCATTCGAATCCAGACAAAAAATCTCTCATATTGCCAAATTGCGCATGCGCTAACTGCGTTTGATGGAAAAGGATGAATTATGTGATTTAAAGTATCTTATTTCGCCAAAAGTTAAATCGTAATTTTGTCTTAATCTAAAAATAGATGCTGAGCGTCAATCTGGATTTTTTTCTTACATAATATGTATCATCAATTCGTGGAATCTCAAGAACGTGCGCTCCATTAACGTGTAGACGACAAATCAGTTCAAAATACCTTCTCTAATCAAATTAGTGTTTTTGCGGtatgaaatatttaaattttaacgaATTTATTTACACCGTCCCCCTCACTACCCAACAACACATTTTACGAAATTTAATTTATAGAACTAATAGATATATATTCCTAATAGATATAGCAAATATCCTTTCCAATGATCATTAAGCTTGCATTGAGGTATGATATttcgtcaaaaaataaaatgggTGTATGGAAAATCCAGGACTACGAGACGAGACGTAGTTAAGTCGATGCTCTCAAAACATTTCGACTCAAGCTTTCGGGAAAGCTGCTGCATTCGAAGTAGCCTTGACAGTGTTCAAAAAATGCAACATGTATCTAACATCTTGTTAAAACAATATAGACATGATACTGTGTTCCAAAAATTTGTAAAAGCGACTAAACTTGCTTCTTATCgaattttattaaaagataCATCCGGTTATTTCAGGTCCGGTTTTTTATTCTGTCACCAGTATTAATCCAGAAATAATTACGGTATACTCGACAATGAAAGAGATTCTGTTTCACTTCCCTATCCGTCGTCTATCTTCGTAAACAACAGCTGTCAATGTTGCCAATTTGTTATTGTTCGAACCAAGTGTGTCCTTCAAAAAGTAAACTAGGTTATCTAATTTATGTTCAGTAC belongs to Hydractinia symbiolongicarpus strain clone_291-10 chromosome 1, HSymV2.1, whole genome shotgun sequence and includes:
- the LOC130641619 gene encoding maspardin-like, with the protein product MFAPDVGSVISRSQEYQSFRSTVPQQKVVVDCDGEEDKVWVVYDAGPKTVRCPIVFLPPASGTADVFFKQILTLSSIGYRVMSIEYPVYWTYQEWVEGFRRLLDHFRLDKVHIFGASLGGFLAQKFAEHTVKSPRIHSLVLCNSFTDTTVFQQTNAVGFYWLLPGFLLKKMIMDNLQINEVDPDVADAIDFMVERLDGLGRAEIASRLTLNCRDSYIEPQKLHGIPITILDVFDACAISDQVKEEVYKCYPNAKRAHLKTGGNFPYLCRSAEVNLHLQLHLRQFNHTRFSAVDPRFLPDEKEELKAASELPEQPRDDEIIGQEEDTHLDKQHLETPGESES